The Anopheles cruzii unplaced genomic scaffold, idAnoCruzAS_RS32_06 scaffold04580_ctg1, whole genome shotgun sequence DNA segment GAGTATTTGTTGGCAAGTTGCCAGCAGTGATTTAGTTTGATTTACAGCATAGTTCGGCGTGAAGCACCGGTTTTGAAATGATCTTTTTTCGGTAGAAAAACTTTCGCTACTACTAGTGGTGGCCACGATCTGTTGCACGACAGCAGTGGCGGATCCGTGTACGGAGCAAGGTGTATATACTGGTTTTCTGCCGCACGAAACCGATTGTACGAAGTACTACTCCTGCTACGGTGGCGTGGCTTACGAGCAGACCTGCCCAGATGGCAAGTATTTCGACCCAACGCGAACCATTTGCGATTTGGAGGCTAATGTGGACTGCGTGAGCAATAACTGCCCACCGGATGGTGTCGTGTTTCTGCCCATCCCGAACGTGTGCGACCGCTATCTGATCTGCATTAACGGCAATGCGTTCGAGGGCGTCTGTGATGGCGGCCTGTTTTTCGATGCGGTGCTGGGAGACTGTAACCTGAAGAATGAGAGCGGTTGTTTGGTGAATCCTTGCATTCAGCCACCACCAAATCCACCGCAGCTGGAGATCTATCCGAATCCCGCCGATTGCCACCAGTACCTCATCTGCGGCAACGGTGAACCTGTCGTGAGGGACTGCGCACCGCAACTAGTGTTTGACCCTTCCTCCCTGCAGTGTGTACCGGGCGAAGAGTGTTTGGTAAGTGTGGACCTTGAGCGACTGATAAGGTTGACCACCGAAATGTGTTCATGGAATGAAATTGTCCAAATAACAGCCcaccggaggaggtactacgACGGTTAATCCAGGGACCACGTCAACTACTTCGGAAGCTTCAACGACCACAGGCACAACCACAACCGAGGCATCAACGACAACCGAGGTACCAACGACAACGGAGgctccaacaacaaccacaacccaAGCGCctttatgaaaatgaattaaCTCAcaacggtg contains these protein-coding regions:
- the LOC128277204 gene encoding peritrophin-44-like, whose amino-acid sequence is YYSCYGGVAYEQTCPDGKYFDPTRTICDLEANVDCVSNNCPPDGVVFLPIPNVCDRYLICINGNAFEGVCDGGLFFDAVLGDCNLKNESGCLVNPCIQPPPNPPQLEIYPNPADCHQYLICGNGEPVVRDCAPQLVFDPSSLQCVPGEECL